A window of the Phaenicophaeus curvirostris isolate KB17595 chromosome 9, BPBGC_Pcur_1.0, whole genome shotgun sequence genome harbors these coding sequences:
- the MYPN gene encoding myopalladin isoform X1: MQDDSLESSTSISQLLRESYLAETKHQGKSERNRSEPASRNFHYGNASSDVDEVAAQDDLPDLSAFLSQEELNESVNLARQAIDQNPLETKQDELQAYSQHPPDQLKNTGKHKQMAQPAALKTSDNSPHSNFCQNQVRNTKGSRGSPQDLKKHLPSESESKKEFLNKAADFIEELSSLFKAHNSERIRPRTCKNYRSKIDSKNKSAQKGTCSLSSTSENRERISIPVPQDLESKAEKTFDQTDDQQVSNLESINQLTSAELKSESESASVYSDEPIGQPPRFTQKLKSREVPEGTKVQLDCIVVGIPAPEVRWYCEGKELENSPDIQIIQAGDQHSLIIVEAFEEDTGRYSCFASNIYGTDSTSAEIYIEGVSSSDSDGEIIKDEMDHKPKPADSSSTTASPAVRTAAKHQETSKAPPAMVQPVSVPVQPVSTPVHKAQSPTNYLQGLDGRPIIAAPVFTKMLQDISASEGQLVVFECRVKGAPSPKVEWYREGTLIEDSPDFRILQKKPRSMAEPEEICTLVIAEVFSEDSGSFTCTASNKYGTVSSTARLAVKASEDSSNAATPHNPSSVNFTAAEHQSPPHTPSHRAVNQTPKPKLEGVLVNHNEPRSSSKIGLRVHFKLPEDDKGSESSSDGGPGATNQIRPNSFQERINGQPMKVPEPTSPSKEPPPVLAKPKLDQTQLKQLHNQVLLEQQQVQTSARELSFNTALLNSATSLYQQSTSTMYKQSQASASQAFSYSRSKQYLPSQTTLSNSYSSSSSVATYSNIPQGTQRTNNKENFTGNPPPAQSRSSGGFTSKNEQSLPSPKESMLPPLTLYTSSVKQFQPQNVTLAPMSPTGRIQNPVAFLSAVLPSLPTAPSTNAMGLPKSTPATPTQGLTKKNLKPLSLATDDSIQENKAALVKDLERKLHFRDDTYQQNGQQEYRISSFEQRLMNEIEFRLERTPVDESDDEVQHEEIPTGKYIAPIFDKRLKHFRVMEGSPTTFTCKIVGIPVPKVYWFKDGKQISKKNTHFKMSREEDGTCSLHIEATTSDDDGNYTIMAANPQGRISCSGHLMVQSIPVRGRISTIQPHRTRPWVPEGDKEAVQERFFRPYFLQAPGDMVAHEGGLCRLDCKVSGLPTPDLTWLLNGKPVLPDATHKMLVRETGVHSLLIDPLSQNDAGTYTCLATNKTGQNSFSLELTVVAKEVKKAPMFLEKLQNCGVPEGYPVRLECRVVGMPPPVFYWKKDNETIPSNRERISMHQDTTGYVCLLIQPARKADAGWYTLSAKNEAGIVSCTARLDIYAQWHRQIPQQVKLRPGGSRYANLTGQGLDIFPAFPTTESPVLFSSPTQKVVESEEL, from the exons ATGCAAGACGACAGTTTAGAATCCTCAACTTCAATATCTCAACTTCTGAGAGAAAGTTATTTAGCTGAAACTAAACATCAAGGGAAGAGTGAAAGGAACAGATCAGAACCAGCTTCTCGGAATTTCCATTACGGCAACGCTTCCAGTGATGTGGATGAGGTAGCTGCCCAAGATGACCTTCCAGATCTCTCTGCCTTTTTGAGCCAAGAAGAGCTAAATGAAAGTGTAAACCTGGCAAGACAAGCTATTGATCAGAATCCACTGGAAACTAAACAGGATGAGCTTCAGGCATATTCACAGCATCCACCAGATCAGctgaaaaacacaggaaaacacaaacaaatggCCCAGCCTGCAGCTTTGAAAACATCAGACAACAGCCCGCACTCCAACTTTTGTCAGAACCAAGTCAGAAATACAAAGGGCTCCAGAGGGAGCCCTCAAGACCTAAAGAAACACCTCCCTTCTGAATCAGAATCTAAAAAGGAATTCCTGAACAAGGCGGCAGATTTTATTGAGGAGCTCTCCTCACTTTTCAAAGCACACAACTCTGAGAGAATAAGACCTCGAACATGCAAAAACTACAGGAGCAAAATCGATTCTAAGAACAAGTCTGCTCAAAAAGGTACCTGTAGCCTATCTAGCAcatcagaaaacagagaaaggattTCCATTCCGGTACCTCAAGACctggaaagcaaagcagagaaaacatttgATCAAACAGATGATCAACAGGTGTCAAACTTGGAATCTATCAATCAATTAACAAGTGCAGAGCTAAAATCAGAGTCAGAATCTGCATCCGTATATTCTGATGAGCCTATTGGACAACCACCACGCTTTACTCAAAAACTGAAGAGCAGGGAAGTTCCTGAAGGAACCAAAGTGCAATTGGACTGCATTGTGGTAGGAATCCCAGCACCTGAAGTCAG gTGGTACTGTGAAGGGAAGGAGCTTGAAAACTCACCAGACATTCAAATTATCCAGGCAGGTGATCAACACTCACTGATTATTGTTGAAGCTTTTGAGGAGGATACAGGACGTTACTCGTGCTTCGCTTCAAACATCTATGGAACGGACTCCACTTCTGCAGAGATTTACATAGAAG GAGTCTCTTCTTCTGACTCTGACGGTGAAATCATCAAAGACGAAATGGATCA CAAACCGAAGCCAGCTGACAGCTCCTCGAccacagcatctcctgctgTCAGAACTGCAGCCAAGCATCAAGAAACCTCCAAGGCGCCACCTGCAATGGTTCAGCCTGTGTCCGTACCTGTCCAGCCTGTGTCAACACCAGTTCACAAG GCTCAAAGCCCCACTAACTATTTGCAAGGGCTGGATGGAAGACCTATAATTGCTGCTCCTGTGTTTACAAAG ATGTTACAGGATATTTCAGCTTCTGAGGGGCAGCTTGTTGTCTTTGAATGTCGGGTGAAAGGAGCTCCTTCCCCAAAGGTTGAATGGTATAGAGAAGGAACACTGATAGAAGACTCTCCAGATTTTAGGATATTACAGAAAA AGCCACGATCTATGGCTGAACCAG AGGAAATTTGTACTCTCGTTATTGCTGAAGTGTTTTCAGAAGATTCTGGCAGTTTTACCTGCACTGCAAGCAATAAATACGGCACGGTTTCTAGTACAGCTCGTCTGGCTGTCAAAG CATCTGAAGACAGTAGTAATGCTGCTACCCCTCACAACCCGAGCTCAGTCAACTTTACTGCTGCTGAACATCAGTCTCCCCCACATACTCCTTCCCATCGTGCAGTAAACCAAACTCCAAAACCTAAACTTGAAGGTGTTCTTGTGAACCACAATGAACCCCGATCGAGTTCCAAGATAGGTCTCCGTGTGCACTTCAAACTGCCTGAGGATGATAAAGGAAGCGAATCATCATCAGACGGTGGACCTGGTGCTACAAACCAAATCAGACCCAACTCTTTTCAAGAGAGGATAAATGGACAGCCCATGAAAGTACCAGAGCCAACATCACCATCCAAGGAGCCTCCGCCAGTACTGGCTAAACCAAAGCT GGATCAGACCCAGTTAAAACAACTCCACAACCAGGTCTTGCTTGAACAACAGCAGGTGCAGACATCTGCAAGAGAGCTGTCATTCAACACAGCTTTGTTGAATTCTGCTACTTCGCTCTATCAACAGTCCACCTCGACTATGTACAAGCAAAGCCAAGCCTCTGCTTCCCAAGCCTTCAGCTATTCCCGATCTAAGCAGTACCTGCCATCGCAAACCACGCTGTCAAACAGCTACTCTTCTAGCTCCTCAGTTGCGACATACAGCAACATCCCTCAAGGAACTCAAAGAACAAATAACAAGGAAAATTTCACAGGAAATCCTCCACCTGCCCAGTCAAGGTCTTCAGGAGGATTTACAAGCAAAAATGAGCAGTCTCTACCAAGCCCTAAGGAGTCCATGTTGCCTCCGTTAACACTTTATACATCCAGCGTAAAACAGTTTCAGCCGCAGAACGTGACTCTTGCTCCTATGTCCCCAACTGGCCGGATTCAGAATCCAGTAGCTTTCCTTAGTGCTGTTCTTCCTTCACTTCCTACTGCACCATCGACCAATGCTATGGGACTGCCCAAAAGTACACCAGCCAC CCCAACCCAGGGACTAACAAAGAAAAACCTGAAGCCTCTGTCGTTAGCAACAGATGATTCtattcaggaaaataaagctgCGCTTGTAAAGGACCTGGAAAGAAAGCTGCATTTCAGAGACGATACTTATCAACAAAATGGCCAGCAG GAATACAGGATTTCAAGCTTCGAGCAGAGGCTGATGAACGAAATAGAATTTCGCCTTGAACGTACCCCAGTGGATGAATCAGACGATGAAGTCCAACATGAGGAAATCCCTACAGGCAAATACATAGCACCAATCTTTGATAAGAGACTCAAGCATTTTCGGGTAATGGAAGGATCTCCTACTACATTCACATGCAAAATAGTTGGGATACCCGTTCCCAAG GTTTACTGGTTCAAGGATGGCAAGcagatttcaaagaaaaacacgCATTTCAAAATGAGCAGAGAAGAAGATGGAACGTGTTCTTTACATATTGAAGCTACTACTAGTGATGACGATGGCAACTACACAATCATGGCTGCAAACCCACAG GGGAGAATCAGTTGTTCGGGCCACTTGATGGTTCAGAGTATCCCTGTTCGGGGCCGAATATCAACAATTCAGCCTCACAG AACACGACCCTGGGTGCCAGAAGGAGACAAAGAGGCAGTTCAAGAACGCTTTTTCAGGCCATACTTTCTACAGGCTCCAGGTGACATGGTAGCACATGAAGGGGGACTTTGCAGGTTGGATTGTAAG GTGAGCGGGTTACCAACTCCAGACCTGACGTGGCTTCTGAACGGCAAACCCGTGCTACCAGATGCTACCCACAAGATGCTGGTCAGAGAGACTGGAGTTCACTCGCTGCTTATTGATCCTCTCTCACAAAATGATGCTGGAACTTATACTTGCCTTGCCACTAATAAAACAGGACAGAATTCATTTAGTCTGGAGCTCACTGTTGTAG caaaggaagtaaaaaaagcCCCCATGTTTTTGGAGAAGCTTCAGAACTGTGGCGTTCCTGAAGGGTACCCCGTCAGATTAGAGTGCAGAGTTGTGGGAATGCCACCCCCTGTATTTTACTGGAAGAAGGATAACGAGACCATCCCATCAAACAGAGAGAGGATCAG